The genomic window AGCGGTCGACGAGGGCACGCTCGCCAAGATCGTCGTGCCGGAAGGCACCGCCGACGTGCCGGTCAACCAGGTGATCGCGGTGCTGGCTGGCGACGGCGAGGACGTGAAAGCGGCGGCCGCCGGTGTCGGCGCTGCACCAGCCGCGAAGCCGCAGCACCCAACCGAGTCGAAACCCGCACCCGCGCCTGCCGCCGCTCCGGCACCAAAAGCCGCGCCGTCGGCGCCTATCCCGCAGGCGCCGGCACCCGCGCCGCATGACGGCAATCGCATTTTCGCGTCTCCGCTCGCCCGCCGTCTCGCCAAGGAAGCCGGCATCGATATTGCGCGCATCCAGGGTTCCGGCCCGCACGGCCGCGTCATTCAGCGCGACGTTGAAGCGGCGCAATCCGGCAAGGGTCTGAAAGCGCCTGGGGCCGCGCCCGCCGCTTCGCCGGCCTATGTCCCGCCCGCCGGCCCGTCCGACGAACAGGTGCGTGCGCTGTTCGAGGAGGGCTCCTATGAAGTGGTGCCGCATGACGGCATGCGCCGCACCATCGCACAGCGCCTCGCGCAGTCGACGCAGACCATCCCGCATTTCTATCTCACGATGGACTGCAATATCAGCAAGCTGTTGCAGGCGCGCGAGGAGATCAACGCCTCCGCGCCGAAGGACAAGGACGGCAAGCCCGCCTACAAGCTGTCGGTCAACGATTTCGTCATCAAGGCGCTGGCGCTGGCGCTGCAGCGCATTCCAGATGCCAATGTAAGCTGGACCGACGCCGGCATGCTCAAACACAAGCATTCTGATGTCGGCGTCGCGGTCGCCATGCCAGGTGGCCTGATCACACCGATCATCCGCAAAGCGGAGACGAAATTGCTCTCGGCGATCTCGAATGAGATGAAGGATTTCGCCAGGCGTGCGCGCGACCGCAAGCTGAAGCCCGCCGAATATCAGGGCGGCACATCCGCCGTGTCCAATCTCGGCATGTACGGCATCAAGGATTTCACCGCCGTGATCAATCCGCCGCATGCGACGATTCTGGCGGTCGGCAGCGGCGAGGAGCGCGCGGTCGTGAAAAACGGCAAGATCGAAGCCGCCTGGATGATGAGCGTGACCTTGTCTTGCGATCACCGCGCGGTCGACGGCGCGCTCGGCGCGGAGCTGCTCGGCGCGTTCAAGACGCTGATCGAGAATCCGGTGATGATGGTGGTGTGACGCTCATTCCGGCGTCAGCCCTTTTTCTCTAATGACCGCTTGCGCCTCCGGCGTGCGCAGGAACGCAACAAGCGCCTTTGCGACATCCACGTCTGTCGCATCGACCAGCAGGCCAACCGAAAACTGTGTCGTTCCGTCAAGCTCCGACGGCAGCGGGCCGAGCAATTCCGCACCCGGCACGGCGATCAGTTCGGAGATCTGCTGCGCGGCGATATCGGCTTCTCCGCGCACCACAAAGCCTGCGGCCGGCGAGCCGAGTTTCGCTTTTGCCTTGATCGCATCGGTGATGCCAAGCCTGTTCAGGGCAGCCTCGAACAACGTGCCGCTCAGGCCGCCCTGCACATAGGCAACCGCTTTGGCGTCCAATAGCGCCCGTTTGACAGCTTCCGGCGTGGAAATGTCCGGCCGTTTGGCCCCGGCTTTGACGGCCAGTCCCACCTGGGCGCGGGCGAGGTCAGTGCGCGCGCCGGTGATCTTTCCCTCCTTCGCAAGCTCATCGATATTCGGCGCATTGGCGATCAAGAGATCGGCGGTTTCTCCCGCGCGCACCCGCTTCACCAACTGGCCGGACGGCGCCACCTCCAGCGTGACTTTGTGGTCGGTCGCCTTCTCGAAGTGGGGCGCCAGCTCCAGCAGGGAAGTCCGCAGCGCCTGGGTGCAGAAGACCTTGAGTTCGGCAGACTGTAATGGGGAGGGCAAGAGCGACAGTCCTAGGAACATGGTGAAACCAGCTGCTCTTACCATGATTGTCCTGCCGTCTGGTTTTCTTTGCAGGATAAACCTGCTATCCGGCCGCCTGCAAAGGCTCTGCACAAGGCAAACCCGGCATGGCCGCGTTTATTCGCCTCGCCGAATGTGAGGAGGGGACGCTATGACACGGCTGCCCTGGTTCACGCTGATTGCGGCCGCCGTCCTGATCCTCAATCCGCTGGGCCGTGACATCGTCGGCTCGGCGATTCGCTATTCCCCGACAGACTGGCTGCGG from Pseudorhodoplanes sp. includes these protein-coding regions:
- the modA gene encoding molybdate ABC transporter substrate-binding protein — encoded protein: MVRAAGFTMFLGLSLLPSPLQSAELKVFCTQALRTSLLELAPHFEKATDHKVTLEVAPSGQLVKRVRAGETADLLIANAPNIDELAKEGKITGARTDLARAQVGLAVKAGAKRPDISTPEAVKRALLDAKAVAYVQGGLSGTLFEAALNRLGITDAIKAKAKLGSPAAGFVVRGEADIAAQQISELIAVPGAELLGPLPSELDGTTQFSVGLLVDATDVDVAKALVAFLRTPEAQAVIREKGLTPE
- a CDS encoding pyruvate dehydrogenase complex dihydrolipoamide acetyltransferase, with the protein product MPINILMPALSPTMEKGNLAKWLKKEGDTVKSGDVIAEIETDKATMEVEAVDEGTLAKIVVPEGTADVPVNQVIAVLAGDGEDVKAAAAGVGAAPAAKPQHPTESKPAPAPAAAPAPKAAPSAPIPQAPAPAPHDGNRIFASPLARRLAKEAGIDIARIQGSGPHGRVIQRDVEAAQSGKGLKAPGAAPAASPAYVPPAGPSDEQVRALFEEGSYEVVPHDGMRRTIAQRLAQSTQTIPHFYLTMDCNISKLLQAREEINASAPKDKDGKPAYKLSVNDFVIKALALALQRIPDANVSWTDAGMLKHKHSDVGVAVAMPGGLITPIIRKAETKLLSAISNEMKDFARRARDRKLKPAEYQGGTSAVSNLGMYGIKDFTAVINPPHATILAVGSGEERAVVKNGKIEAAWMMSVTLSCDHRAVDGALGAELLGAFKTLIENPVMMVV